The Bombus vancouverensis nearcticus chromosome 9, iyBomVanc1_principal, whole genome shotgun sequence genome includes a window with the following:
- the LOC117158879 gene encoding inactive ubiquitin carboxyl-terminal hydrolase MINDY-4B: MEETEEIEESTNSCSTSTSSSATTVRGKKHCTEMRSEKPVYLRQKEKIIYPRSTRTLVKTAVIGGKPIEEKICMTLRTLVFGSCASPPRPEWARTGFTLRPYGQSLAFGLRAPRNTTRGLVTVVQATMLKHFLFKCNRQDTHANPESMLKPSYDRQIDVLTLTIAEIIWRCAGGFAVQSTGYSPNQSVTGNANAPRAVVALPQETPYVQHSVQYFQDGLTETLHLFEFDSLGDLEIFIKRYLYLFQDEGGPGAKLLLYSAVLSRGLSKVQADLEDPKGSILSGCPEEGPISVVILSLTGRASPHLHNGVLHVGDENTYAIPQWGVLVRSEVGFLVHEGDGQLNKQPGSRLKTPNLPIWVTLCHGHHGVLFNTNRELLRNYHAERRFEIQYFTCGGSHAILTVDTRSNSGNDSEFEGPSKECMDIAATPLEKLIRSKWQDACIQWNGTPLM; this comes from the exons AGAAGATCATTTATCCGAGAAGCACTAGGACGTTGGTCAAGACTGCTGTGATTGGAGGAAAACCTATCGAAGAGAAGATTTGCATG ACCCTGAGAACGTTGGTTTTCGGAAGTTGTGCCAGTCCACCGAGACCGGAATGGGCAAGAACCGGATTCACCCTACGACCTTACGGACAAAGCTTGGCATTTGGATTGCGAGCACCGAGAAATACGACCAGGGGTCTCGTAACTGTTGTACAGGCTACAATGCTCAAGCATTTCCTGTTTAAATGTAATAGACAAGACACTCATGCTAATCCAGAAAG CATGCTGAAGCCATCGTACGATAGACAGATCGATGTCTTGACATTGACGATAGCAGAGATCATTTGGCGTTGCGCCGGTGGATTCGCCGTGCAAAGTACTGGTTATTCGCCAAATCAGAGTGTCACGGGAAACGCAAATGCGCCCAGGGCCGTGGTAGCTTTGCCGCAAGAGACGCCCTATGTGCAACATAGCGTGCAATACTTCCAGGATGGTCTCACGGAGACC CTGCACCTGTTCGAGTTTGATTCTTTGGGAGACTTGgagatatttattaaaagatatttatatttg TTTCAAGACGAGGGTGGCCCTGGTGCTAAATTATTATTGTACAGCGCTGTGCTTTCCAGAGGACTTTCTAA GGTACAAGCCGATCTAGAAGATCCAAAAGGCTCGATACTAAGCGGCTGTCCAGAGGAAGGTCCCATAAGCGTTGTAATTCTCTCATTAACTGGTCGTGCTTCGCCTCATCTGCATAATGGGGTGCTACACGTTGGGGATGAAAACACATAC GCTATACCACAATGGGGTGTCCTTGTGAGGAGCGAAGTAGGATTTCTGGTGCACGAGGGTGATGGACAATTGAACAAACAACCAGGATCTCGTTTGAAAACCCCGAATTTGCCAATTTGGGTTACTCTGTGTCACGGCCATCACGGTGTCTTGTTCAATACCAACCGGGAATTACTTAGAAATTATCACGCTGAACGACG TTTCGAGATTCAATACTTCACATGCGGCGGCAGCCACGCCATTTTGACCGTGGACACCAGGTCGAATTCCGGAAATGATTCAGAGTTCGAGGGCCCAAGCAAAGAATGCATGGACATTGCTGCAACACCCTTGGAGAAACTTATTCGTTCCAA atggCAGGATGCTTGCATACAGTGGAATGGAACACCCTTAATGTGA